In a single window of the Paenibacillus sp. MMS20-IR301 genome:
- a CDS encoding FMN-binding protein, translated as MKKLISLTVSAALLLAPLAYTINAPALNLKVDAVSAASEEAPAATAKPAATPKATAKPAATPKATAKPAATPKATAKPAATPKATAKPAATAAPAAPAASAKASAKPAATAKPVATAKPAATAKPVVVKEAVYQDGVYVAYGDAYSKGTEGAKVTIKDGKIADIELLRTSPKIIDRNARENYSGVWVAYGLMKDRLLGKTRDQAAAVDAVSGATRTSDGWKLSVDRAFERSLQDKPADATYFSGVHMGVDPEAKYAVFATYEATKLTAVKLYPLTATGDFADEKAYTAEQTAAIAAITPVLLANGSAAKPVAGFEAESKAAINAFWDAEQNASINNTSAYVDGFYSSYGTARSVGVERADVVIRNGKLVDVKLFRLGTNLIDRGATAYAEVVKANAPMTAKLLANGSYIANYDEKVDGISGATESSHGWNQAVERAFEKALKVAPEGKYFDGKFAGVDNQSKVLLLVDVAGDQVTAIKMSLFGTDGKVIADDKRTDAQKTLVDQLTAGLLANGVNTADVAGQEAVSAAAKAALADALTNASKVQGAYKDGTFTAFGDAYDKGTNKAEVTLRNGKIVNVALSRVGMNMVDLGKAAYAEVQKAIPVLTAGFMAAGTREGVQEVDAVSGATSSSNALKAAVDRAYGKAEVVETKKAAYFDGIFIGASADKSVNVMVTTKFNVPVTMVVYFLDDKGKVRYNLTDDELLVKYEIENTSNGKGLHKYGYRAAAFGANDAQKAISAKAVEAIKAALESAGK; from the coding sequence TTGAAAAAACTAATTTCTTTGACTGTAAGCGCAGCCTTGCTGCTTGCTCCACTGGCCTACACGATTAATGCACCAGCCTTGAACCTGAAGGTCGATGCGGTTTCGGCAGCTTCGGAAGAAGCTCCGGCGGCAACAGCCAAACCGGCAGCAACACCGAAAGCAACGGCTAAACCAGCAGCAACACCGAAAGCGACAGCTAAACCGGCAGCAACGCCGAAGGCAACTGCTAAACCGGCAGCAACACCGAAAGCAACCGCTAAACCGGCTGCAACAGCAGCACCTGCTGCACCAGCAGCATCCGCGAAGGCATCTGCTAAGCCGGCTGCAACCGCTAAACCGGTAGCAACCGCAAAACCAGCAGCAACGGCTAAACCGGTTGTTGTTAAAGAAGCTGTATACCAAGACGGGGTATATGTAGCTTATGGCGATGCTTACTCCAAAGGTACTGAAGGCGCTAAAGTAACAATTAAAGACGGTAAAATTGCCGATATCGAGCTGCTGAGAACCAGCCCGAAAATTATCGACCGCAACGCCCGTGAAAACTACAGCGGCGTATGGGTTGCATACGGTCTGATGAAAGACAGACTGCTCGGCAAAACCAGAGATCAGGCAGCAGCAGTTGACGCGGTATCCGGCGCAACCCGCACAAGCGACGGCTGGAAATTGTCGGTGGACAGAGCGTTCGAAAGATCGCTGCAAGACAAACCGGCTGATGCAACCTACTTCAGCGGCGTTCACATGGGCGTAGATCCGGAAGCTAAATACGCTGTGTTCGCTACTTACGAAGCCACTAAGCTGACTGCGGTTAAATTGTACCCGCTGACAGCAACCGGTGATTTCGCAGACGAGAAGGCATACACTGCTGAACAAACTGCAGCAATTGCAGCAATCACTCCAGTGCTGCTTGCAAATGGTTCTGCTGCTAAGCCGGTAGCCGGCTTCGAAGCTGAATCCAAAGCTGCAATCAACGCATTCTGGGATGCAGAACAAAATGCCAGCATTAACAACACATCCGCTTATGTTGACGGATTCTATTCTTCCTACGGTACTGCAAGAAGTGTAGGCGTAGAGAGAGCTGATGTTGTTATCCGTAACGGCAAGCTGGTTGACGTGAAGCTGTTCAGACTTGGCACCAACCTGATTGACAGAGGCGCAACAGCTTATGCTGAAGTTGTGAAAGCTAATGCTCCTATGACTGCTAAATTGCTGGCTAACGGCTCTTATATCGCTAATTATGATGAAAAGGTAGACGGAATTTCCGGCGCTACTGAAAGCAGCCACGGCTGGAACCAGGCAGTAGAAAGAGCTTTCGAGAAAGCTCTGAAGGTGGCACCAGAAGGTAAATACTTCGACGGCAAATTTGCCGGTGTAGATAATCAGTCCAAAGTTCTTCTGCTGGTAGATGTTGCCGGCGATCAAGTCACTGCAATCAAAATGAGCCTGTTCGGTACAGACGGTAAGGTTATTGCAGACGACAAGCGTACTGACGCACAGAAAACCCTTGTGGATCAGCTGACAGCCGGATTGCTTGCAAACGGCGTGAACACTGCTGATGTTGCCGGCCAGGAAGCTGTATCTGCTGCAGCAAAAGCAGCACTTGCAGATGCTCTGACCAATGCTTCCAAAGTACAAGGCGCTTACAAAGACGGCACATTCACCGCTTTCGGTGATGCTTATGACAAAGGTACCAACAAAGCTGAAGTTACCCTGCGTAACGGCAAGATCGTAAACGTTGCCCTGTCCCGTGTAGGCATGAACATGGTAGACCTGGGTAAGGCTGCCTATGCTGAAGTTCAAAAGGCTATTCCGGTTCTGACTGCGGGCTTCATGGCTGCAGGTACAAGAGAAGGCGTTCAAGAAGTTGATGCCGTATCCGGCGCTACCAGCAGCAGCAATGCACTTAAAGCTGCCGTTGACAGAGCTTATGGTAAGGCTGAAGTTGTAGAAACTAAGAAGGCTGCTTACTTCGACGGGATCTTCATCGGTGCAAGTGCTGACAAATCCGTAAATGTTATGGTTACTACCAAATTCAACGTTCCGGTTACTATGGTGGTTTACTTCCTTGATGATAAAGGCAAAGTAAGATACAACCTCACCGACGATGAATTGCTCGTGAAATACGAAATCGAGAACACATCCAACGGTAAAGGCCTGCACAAGTATGGATACCGCGCGGCTGCATTCGGTGCTAATGATGCCCAGAAGGCAATCTCCGCCAAAGCTGTTGAAGCAATCAAAGCTGCACTTGAATCAGCTGGTAAATAA